The genomic interval TCTGTTCGCCCCGTTGAATCGCCGCTTCCTGGCCAGCGAATCCTAACAAATCAACTTGTTCGAGTTGAGGAGTTTTCTCTTCGGGTTCGGACTTAAAGCGGTTATCCTGGTACAAGGCCAGCTCAACTCCCTCAACAATTGCTTGGGCAGTTGCAGCCAGATCGCTATTGCCAGGGGGCAAACTGAGTCCGAGCGTTTTGCATCGTTCTTTTTTCGCCGTTTTCGCCGCAGTCGCCGCCGCCCGACGAATGTTGTCTAACTTCAAGGATTCTAATTTGCCTAAACCCACCAAAATCAGTTTGCGAACGTTGAAGCGACTGCCCACTCGCGCAACGGTCGAGCTACCCTCTTTTCCTTTGAAGTCAGCTTCTTCAATGATTTCTTGCAAAAGCCCTTCCCATTGTTGGTTGAGTTCGGCTAAATCGCCGCTTAACTCCACAGCATCTTCAAAAAAACCGAGGGCTAGAGCGTCTCCCGTCCATTGAGTCCGGGGGGTGTTCGTAGCTTGAAATTTCATCCTTTTGGCTCCTTTCTTTATGTATCAGTATCGATCAAAATTCAAGAATAAATTTTTTCCAGGCCCAGACGCCTTGGCTTGACCCCGCATTTAGGGAAAAACACCTACGGCTAGAACATTGGGATCAATGTTAAAGTCTCAAGGGGATCAACTTAGACCTTCGATGTGAAGAGCAATGTTGAAGCGGAAGAGACAAAACAATAAAGTGGTTTGGTTAGCAGGAACGAGTCTAGGCATTCTGATGCTAGGCACGACCCTGCAAAGAACATCATTCGGCAATCGATTTTGGGAACAAGTGACCTCGTGGTCAATGTTTAACCCATCTCCTCAGACCCAGCTAAAACTAGCGCCGCCCTTAGCTGCCTCCTCAATGATTCCTGAGTTGGTGCAGCGCTTGCCCCAGGATCGAGCCGCTCAGTTACAAGCGATCGCCCAAGATACGCAATCGAGCGATCGCCCCCGCGCCCGCCTGCTGCTTGCCTCAGATTTACTAGCCCAGCAGCAACCCGACGCGGCCTTAGCCTTACTCGAAGGTCTAGAGCGAGACTACAGCCTGCTCGCTTCCTACATCCTCTATCGGCGCGCCCAAGCTTACGAAATGAAGGGCGATCGCACTCAAGCCCAATCCACCTGGGAAGAACTCCTCAATCGCCATAGTCGAGAACCGATTGTAGTTGAAGCCCTCTACGCCCTCGGTCAACAAAATCCGCAATATTGGAACCGCGCCGTTGAAGAATTTCCCGCCTACCCGCGCACCGTTGACATTGCCCTCGCTCAACTCAAACAAAATCCCAACCAACTCCCATTACTGTTGTTGGTTGCCCGACATGGGCTGCACAAAAGCGAATACCCCGAAATCCTCAGCCGCCTGATCCTTCAGTATCGCGACCAACTCGCCCCGGAAGACTGGGAAGCGATCGCCTTTGGTTACTGGGAGCGCCAAGCCTACGCGGAAGCCGGAGAAGCCTACCTCAAAGCCCCCTCCACCGCCCGCAACGCCTACCGAGCCGCGAGAGGCTTGCAACTGGGCGATAAAAATGAAGCCGCCCGCAACGCTTACCGCCGATTTGTCAGCGAGTTTCCCGACGCCTCCGAAACGCCGCAAGGTCTGATCCACCTCGCCACGCTTTCAGAATCCCAGTACGCCATTGGCTACCTCGATACCGTCATTAAGAAATTTCCCAACAAAGCCGCCGAAGCGCTCCTAGAGAAAGCTCGCGTGCTGGAGGGATTGGCTAACTATCAATCCGCCCATCAAGCTAGAACCTCCATCTTAAGCCAGTACAGCAACTCAGAAACCGCCGCTCAAATGCGCTGGGGGGTGGCTCGCAAGCGAGCTGAATCTAATGATATTGCGGGCGCTTGGGAATGGGCCCGCCAAGTCACTACCGAAAACCCCGATAGCGATCTGGCTCCGGAAGCCGCCTTTTGGGTGGGCAAATGGGCGCAAAAACTCGGACGACAAGCCGATGCAGACGCCGCCTTTGAATATGTCCTCAGTCGCTATCCCGAAACCTACTATGCTTGGCGCTCTGCGGTTTTCCTAGGCTGGAATGTGGGCGATTTTAACTCGGTGCGGAAAATTAACCCCAATATTGACCGCTTGCCCTTGCGTCCCGCCTTACCCGTCGGCTCCGAAACCCTCAGAGAGCTATTTCTGATTGGACAAGATGCCGAAGCCTGGGCGCTGTGGCAAGTGGAATTTGAAAACCCAATGCAACCGAGCGTTGCCGAACAGTTTACCGATGGCTTAATGCGCCTAGGGGTTGGCGATCATATTGATGCCCTGTTTATGGTGGATAGTCTGAAGTGGCGCGATGATCCAGAAGAGAAATCCCAGGTGGAAATTCTGCGCCAACAGCCTGCTTTCTGGCACGCGTTGTACCCCTTCCCCTATCTCGAACCGATTTTAAACTGGTCTGGAGAGCGTCAACTCAATCCGTTATTGGTGGTGGCGTTGATTCGTCAAGAATCGCGATTTATGCCGCAAATTAAATCGGTGGTGGGCGCAACGGGACTGATGCAGATTATGCCAGAAACCGGCGAATGGGTGGCCGAACGCATCAATCTGAAAAGTTATCAGCTCGAAAAGCCAGAAGACAATATCAAGATGGGAACTTGGTATTTAGATTTTACCCATTCGGAATACAACAATAACTCGCTGTTAGCCGTTGCCAGCTACAATGCTGGACCGGGTAATGTGTCCCGCTGGGTGGAACGCATGGGATTGAGAGATCCCGATGACTTTGTAGAAAAAATTCCCTTTCCAGAAACCAAGGGCTACGTGAAGTCAGTTTTTGGCAATTACTGGAACTATTTGCGCCTGTACGATCCTCAAATTGGCGAGAAACTGGCTCAGGTTTCTGGCGGTCGCTCGCCGAAAGCGGCGGGTATGAATGGTTCGCATCCGTCGAAAAACTAAGGCTCAGACCGCAGGAGCGATCGCTCCTTTCGATTGCTCCTCTGTCTTGTGCGTGATGCTTTAAGCGGAAGGCTCATCTAAAATGGGTAAATCTTGCTACCTCGTTGGCGTCTAGACTCGTTTTTGCCTGAAGCTACACATGACGGAAACCCCGCAGGATTGCCTCATTCACGATCTGGTTGAAGCCACCTCTGGGTTGCTCCAAAACCCTGATGCGACTGCTGCTATTTCTCAAGCCTTAAAGAAGATTGGCTTGGCTTTAAAGGCGAGTCACGTCCTGCTCTATCAGCTAGAGAACGAGCAAATTCATCAGCGTACCGCTTGGGTTGCCCCCGAACCCGTCACTTCAGCCCGTGCTGGGTCGGATTCATTCCCCTTTGGCCCGCAATGGCGCGATCGCCTGTTTGCTCCCAAGGGCGCTCATCCCCTAATAGAACCCTCACCATCAGGGGAGGCTCAAACTGCTTGGATCGTCCCCATTCAAGTAGACGATTCCCCTTGGGGGTGCCTGCGCTTGTTGTGGGGAAGCGCGGCTGAAACTCCCCGTGGGGGCGAGGTTTGCCAAAGCGCGATCGCCCTTTTAGCCTGTTTGGGAAGCGCGATCGCCCGCCGCCAGCAGGAAGTCCCCCTGCGCGAGAGCGAGGAACGCTACCGAGGCATTATTGAATCTCAACAAGACCTAATTATTCGCCTCGATCTTCAAGGTCACTTTACCTTTGTCAATGACGCCTACTGTCATTTTTTTGGGAAACGCCGGGAAGAACTGCTCGGTTGCATCTTCCTGACGCTGATCCATGACGAAGATTTGCTCAAAACCCTAAAAACGATTGAAATTCTTCAGGCTCCACCTTATCGCCTCAGTTTAGAGCAACGCGTGATTACCGCTCAGGGCGATCGCTGGATTGGTTGGGAAAAATACGCCATTCGCAACCCCCACGGTCAAGTGGTCGAAATTCAAGCGGTTGGACGCGACATTACCCGCGCGAAACTGGCAGAAATGCGACTGTCGCGCCTGAATGAAGAATTGGAATTCAAAGTTCAAGAACGCACCCAAGAACTGGCTCAAACCAATTGGCAACTGCGCCGCGAACGTACCGAACTGCGACGCACCGAAGCCGCCTTGCGCGAAACTAATGAAGCCTTAGAAGTGTTAATTGACTCTTCCCCGGCCGCTATTATTACCCTAGACCGCGAAGGACGGGTGAAAACCTGGAATCACGCCGCCCAAGATATTTTTGGCTGGACGCAAGCGGAAGTCTTGGCTAAACCTTTACCCATTGTCCCCCCGGAGTTGACCCAACAAGGAGAAGACCTTTTCAATCAAGCCTTACAGGGAGAAGTGTTTAAAAATTTAGAATTACCCCGACAGCGCCAAGATGGGTCTGTCATTGATGTCACCCTCTCCACGGCTCCTTTAAAGAACGAGCAAGGTGAGATTGTTGGCGTGATGGGGGTGTTAACCGATATTACCACCCGCAAACAGGCAGAACTGGCGCTTCAGCAACTGTTGCAGCGCGAACGCCTATTAAGATCGATGCAAGAGCGGATTCGGCGATCGCTCAATTTAGATGAAATTTTAGAAACCACCGTGCAAGAGGTGCGCCACTCGCTGCAAGCCGAACGGGTGCTAATTTATCAGATTCAAGGAGAAACGAGCGGTGCAGTGGTTGTGGAATCTGCGAGTTTGGGAGCCTCTCAATCTCAAAGCTACGAAGTTTTATTGCCCCGAATTTACCACTTGCACTCCGATTATGGCAGTCCAGTTTGGACGATTAACGATATTTATCAGGCGGGGTTAACGCCCGCACAGATCGCCTGTCTAGAACAATTGCAGGTGAAAGCCAAACTTGTCGCGCCGTTATGGATCGGCGATGCGTCGGCGTCGGAGAATTCTTCCGGAAATCGGCTTTGGGGACTGTTGATGGTTCATCAATGCAGCACTCCGAGAACCTGGCAAATGATGGAAATTGATTTGCTCGAACAACTCGCCCAACGGGTGGCGATCGCCATTCAACAATCGGAACTTTACCACAATATTCAAACCCTCAATCTCACCCTAGAGCGTCAAGTCCAAGAACGCACCGCCCAGTTGCAACGCGCCCTCCAGTTTGAAGCCATGCTCAAACGGATCGCCGATAAGGTTCGCGACTCCCTAGACGAAAATCAGATTATGCAAGCCGCCGTCGCCGAACTCGCCCTGGGATTGCAAGTCAGCGGTTGCAATGCCTCGCTCTACGATCTGCAAGAACGGACTTCAACCATTTACTACGAATATGCTGAGGGCATTCCCGCCTCTTTGGGGCGAGTCGCTCATCTCGATAAGTTTCGCGAACTTTACGATCAATTGTTGCACGGTCAGTATTGCCAATTTTGTTCGATCGAACCTAGCCCCGTTCGGGGGCGAGTGGCGATGCTGGCGTGTCCAATTTTTGACGATCAAGGGGTGTTGGGCGATTTGTGGTTGGTGCATCAAATGGATTATGCGTTTAGCGAGCTAGAGGTGCGCCTCGTGCAACAGGTGGCCAACCAATGCGCGATCGCCCTACGCCAAGCCCATCTCTACCAAGCCTCGCAAGCACAGGTACAAGAGTTGCAAAAACTCGATCGCCTCAAAGACGAGTTTATGAGCAGCGTGCAGCATGAGTTACGCACCCCCATGACGAATATGAAGGTGGCGCTGCAAATGCTCAAGATTGAGCTATCGCGGGCGGGTTTAGTCGATCGGGGGGCAGCCGTTGCACCCAGTAAAGTTGAACATTATCTCAAAATTCTCCAAGATGAATGGCAGCGGGAATTGAGGCTCATTAACGACTTGCTGGAATGGCAACGCCTCGATCGCAATCATGCGCCTTTAAACTTAGAACCCTTGGCTTTAGAGTTGTGTTTATCTCAAGCCGTAGAACGCTTTCAGGAACGGGCAACCCATCGCAACCAGACGCTACACCTCGAACAGACATCCCACCTGCCGCTCGTGTATACCGAACCGGAAACCCTAGAAGGCATTATCAGCGAACTGTTAACCAATGCCTGTAAATATACGCCACCGGGGGAGCGAATCGCGATCGCCGCTGTGCAAAAACCCCAAGCCCTAGAAATTCGCGTCACCAATTTTGGGGTTGAAATTCCAGAGAACGAGCGATCGCGGATTTTTGAGCGATTCTACCGCATTCCCGACGCCGATCCAGCCCAACAAGGCGGTACGGGCTTAGGATTAGCCCTCGTCCAAAAACGGGTAGAGCGTCTAGGCGGTACGATTAAAGTAGAAAGTCACAATCAGCAAACTTGCTTTAGCGTATCTCTCCGGTTATAAAAGACTTACCCAAAACTACCCACAACTAGACTTTTCTATCCGGTTAAGGTAGCTGGCGCTGATTTCGGAGCTTCAATCAGAACTGTCGGCAGCACTCTGTCCACAGGCTAACACCGTCTAACTGACGGCTTTCTCCAAATTAATGGAGGCGTTCAAGTCGCGGTCGATTTCAAGACCACAGCACTGACAATGGAACACTCTTTGAGCTAGGGAGAGTGTTTCTTTTTTGGTTCCACAATTAGAGCAAGTCTTGCTGCTAGCAAACCATCGGTCAACTACAACTAATTGAGAACCATAGAGTTCACACTTGTACTCAAGCTGCCTACGGAACTCGTAAAATCCCATATCGGCAATCGCCTTAGCTAGCTTGTGATTGGCCAGCATTCCGCGAACGTTTAAATCTTCAATCCCGATCTTGCTGTGGTTCTTAGCAAGGTAAGATGTCAATTTGTGTAACGTATCTTTACGGATGTTAGCAATCTGACGATGGAGTCGCGCTATCTGAATTTGAGCTTTTTTCCAGTTGTTAGAGCCTTTGACCTTGTGGCGATTAAGCCATTGCAACCGAGCAAGTTTTTTCTCGTATTTGCGGTAACTCTTAGCACCTTCAAACACCTCACCTGTCGATAGCGTAGCTAGTGCTTTGACGCCAAGGTCAACACCCACAACCGATACGGGTTTAGGTTCATGGGTTGGCTCAATCTCAATCTTCCAACTCACAAACCATCTATCGGCTGTACGGCTGATTGTGAAAGATTTAGGCTTTTGCTCAACGGGTAAACGCTCATAAGTCTTGAGCCAGCCAATTACAGGAACTTTAACTCGATCCTGTTCTACAGCCAATGAACCATCAACAGTGAAACTGTCAGCAGTTCCTTTTTTCTTGAACTTGGGCGGTTTCTTGAGCTTCTTGAACGCTTGCTTCCAAGCTTCTGATAACTGCCTCAAGGCATACTGAGGGGCGCATTTACTGACTTCGTAATACCAGGGGCATTCCGGCTTAACCATAACCACTAGCCACTTGTGAAGGTCAACCGCCGTTGGGAATTTAATCTTGTCGTGTGGATGAGCTTGATTGTGTTTAAGGATGTTTTGAGTCAGTGCTAATCCCCAGTTCCAAGCGTGTCTGGCGACCCCACAATGCTTGACTAGCTGCGTTCGCTGTTGGTGGTTGAGTTTTAACTCGGTTTTAAACCCTAAAATCATCTGACCAAACTCAAGCCTGATAGACTCAGATTATACCTGAGCAATCTATCAGTTTGATGAGGGTTAAAAAAAGATTTATGACGAACCCAAAAGACGGTTGACAATGACCCTGACCCTGACACAGACAGCAATTCAATGGCTAGAGTTAGAGCGCTTCAGGCTAAAAGCCAACAGCTTGAGTGACGTGCCATAGGCGTATGGCAGGTGAACAGCTACCCAAGAATAGTAAAAATGGGTAGCCATGTCTCCCGATCTCGTTACAGCTTCTAGCCCCTCTAATCGCTCCATCCCTAAAATAGACAACGAACCCTAACCAGAGCAGAAGCGATGCCCCCATCTTCGGACGCAGAAACCAAAATTATTCCAGAAATTGAAAACCGCATCCTGGAAGACGAGTATTTAGACGAAATTCCGGATGAGGTGGAAATGTCGCTATTCGACCATTTGGAAGAACTGCGACAGCGGATTTTTTATGCGATCGCCGCTTTTGCGATCGCCGCGATCGGTTGCTTTGTCGTTGTCAAACCCCTCGTTCGCATCCTAGAAGTTCCCGCCCAGGGCATTAAATTTTTACAGCTTTCGCCCGGTGAATATTTCTTCGTGAGTTTGAAAGTGGCCGGTTATAGCGGTTTGCTGCTCGCCACCCCCGTCATCTTGTATCAAATTGCTCAATTCGTACTTCCCGGCCTCACCCGTCGCGAGCGCCAGTTGCTTGCACCCGTGATTTTTGGGTCGAGCGTTCTTTTTGGGGTCGGTTTAGTTTTCGCCTACTTCCTGCTGATTCCAGCCGCCTTAAACTTCTTTATTAGCTATGGGGCGGATGTGGTCGAACAGTTGTGGTCAATTGAAAAGTATTT from Desertifilum tharense IPPAS B-1220 carries:
- a CDS encoding transglycosylase SLT domain-containing protein, encoding MFNPSPQTQLKLAPPLAASSMIPELVQRLPQDRAAQLQAIAQDTQSSDRPRARLLLASDLLAQQQPDAALALLEGLERDYSLLASYILYRRAQAYEMKGDRTQAQSTWEELLNRHSREPIVVEALYALGQQNPQYWNRAVEEFPAYPRTVDIALAQLKQNPNQLPLLLLVARHGLHKSEYPEILSRLILQYRDQLAPEDWEAIAFGYWERQAYAEAGEAYLKAPSTARNAYRAARGLQLGDKNEAARNAYRRFVSEFPDASETPQGLIHLATLSESQYAIGYLDTVIKKFPNKAAEALLEKARVLEGLANYQSAHQARTSILSQYSNSETAAQMRWGVARKRAESNDIAGAWEWARQVTTENPDSDLAPEAAFWVGKWAQKLGRQADADAAFEYVLSRYPETYYAWRSAVFLGWNVGDFNSVRKINPNIDRLPLRPALPVGSETLRELFLIGQDAEAWALWQVEFENPMQPSVAEQFTDGLMRLGVGDHIDALFMVDSLKWRDDPEEKSQVEILRQQPAFWHALYPFPYLEPILNWSGERQLNPLLVVALIRQESRFMPQIKSVVGATGLMQIMPETGEWVAERINLKSYQLEKPEDNIKMGTWYLDFTHSEYNNNSLLAVASYNAGPGNVSRWVERMGLRDPDDFVEKIPFPETKGYVKSVFGNYWNYLRLYDPQIGEKLAQVSGGRSPKAAGMNGSHPSKN
- a CDS encoding PAS domain S-box protein translates to MTETPQDCLIHDLVEATSGLLQNPDATAAISQALKKIGLALKASHVLLYQLENEQIHQRTAWVAPEPVTSARAGSDSFPFGPQWRDRLFAPKGAHPLIEPSPSGEAQTAWIVPIQVDDSPWGCLRLLWGSAAETPRGGEVCQSAIALLACLGSAIARRQQEVPLRESEERYRGIIESQQDLIIRLDLQGHFTFVNDAYCHFFGKRREELLGCIFLTLIHDEDLLKTLKTIEILQAPPYRLSLEQRVITAQGDRWIGWEKYAIRNPHGQVVEIQAVGRDITRAKLAEMRLSRLNEELEFKVQERTQELAQTNWQLRRERTELRRTEAALRETNEALEVLIDSSPAAIITLDREGRVKTWNHAAQDIFGWTQAEVLAKPLPIVPPELTQQGEDLFNQALQGEVFKNLELPRQRQDGSVIDVTLSTAPLKNEQGEIVGVMGVLTDITTRKQAELALQQLLQRERLLRSMQERIRRSLNLDEILETTVQEVRHSLQAERVLIYQIQGETSGAVVVESASLGASQSQSYEVLLPRIYHLHSDYGSPVWTINDIYQAGLTPAQIACLEQLQVKAKLVAPLWIGDASASENSSGNRLWGLLMVHQCSTPRTWQMMEIDLLEQLAQRVAIAIQQSELYHNIQTLNLTLERQVQERTAQLQRALQFEAMLKRIADKVRDSLDENQIMQAAVAELALGLQVSGCNASLYDLQERTSTIYYEYAEGIPASLGRVAHLDKFRELYDQLLHGQYCQFCSIEPSPVRGRVAMLACPIFDDQGVLGDLWLVHQMDYAFSELEVRLVQQVANQCAIALRQAHLYQASQAQVQELQKLDRLKDEFMSSVQHELRTPMTNMKVALQMLKIELSRAGLVDRGAAVAPSKVEHYLKILQDEWQRELRLINDLLEWQRLDRNHAPLNLEPLALELCLSQAVERFQERATHRNQTLHLEQTSHLPLVYTEPETLEGIISELLTNACKYTPPGERIAIAAVQKPQALEIRVTNFGVEIPENERSRIFERFYRIPDADPAQQGGTGLGLALVQKRVERLGGTIKVESHNQQTCFSVSLRL
- a CDS encoding RNA-guided endonuclease TnpB family protein, with product MILGFKTELKLNHQQRTQLVKHCGVARHAWNWGLALTQNILKHNQAHPHDKIKFPTAVDLHKWLVVMVKPECPWYYEVSKCAPQYALRQLSEAWKQAFKKLKKPPKFKKKGTADSFTVDGSLAVEQDRVKVPVIGWLKTYERLPVEQKPKSFTISRTADRWFVSWKIEIEPTHEPKPVSVVGVDLGVKALATLSTGEVFEGAKSYRKYEKKLARLQWLNRHKVKGSNNWKKAQIQIARLHRQIANIRKDTLHKLTSYLAKNHSKIGIEDLNVRGMLANHKLAKAIADMGFYEFRRQLEYKCELYGSQLVVVDRWFASSKTCSNCGTKKETLSLAQRVFHCQCCGLEIDRDLNASINLEKAVS
- the tatC gene encoding twin-arginine translocase subunit TatC, which translates into the protein MPPSSDAETKIIPEIENRILEDEYLDEIPDEVEMSLFDHLEELRQRIFYAIAAFAIAAIGCFVVVKPLVRILEVPAQGIKFLQLSPGEYFFVSLKVAGYSGLLLATPVILYQIAQFVLPGLTRRERQLLAPVIFGSSVLFGVGLVFAYFLLIPAALNFFISYGADVVEQLWSIEKYFEFVLLLMFCTGIAFQIPVIQLLLHRLGIFSAEQMLAGWRYVAVGSVVLGAVLTPSTDPLTQSLLGGAVMGLYFGGIGFVKLTSGNPKTQEEIEG